The following coding sequences are from one Phycisphaeraceae bacterium window:
- the leuS gene encoding leucine--tRNA ligase: protein MTNPTPHTTYDFTAIEARWQHYWAEHHTFHTPSPGDDGFDPRKPKFYVLDMFPYPSGVGLHVGHPLGYIATDIVGRYKRMQGFNVLHPMGFDAFGLPAEQYAVETGVHPRETTDRNIQNMIRQLKRLGLGYDWSRQLATTDTDYYRWTQWVFLQLFESYFDPIDNAARPIAQLIKKLEDEDYYVGIDGELILSADAENMESLAGIGNPNIHKWQELEADQRLRLIDEYRLAFLAEVDVNWCPALGTVLANEEVTNDGRSERGNHPVYKRPLKQWMLRITAYADRLIDELDIVDWPEPIKLHQRNWIGRSTGAEVDFAIENSDESIRVFTTRPDTLFGATYMVLAPEHPLVEVVTTTEHRKAVDDYQAEAARKTEIDRAAEGKEKTGVFTGGYAVNPVTGRPIPVWIADYVMMGYGTGAIMAVPAHDTRDHAFARKFDIDIIQVVTGGSVPIEEQAFTGTGKLTNSENDEVSLSGLDVPEAKARIIEWLQSKRLGQPKVQYKLRDWLFSRQRYWGEPFPILHELDDNGQPTGVIRAVPADQLPVEHPHLEDFRPDAVDDPNAPPRPPLGRAPDDWKYATLDGKRYQREFNTMPQWAGSCWYYLRFLDPANLNHFVSDEAEKYWMTRSDQIKPTYLGGVDLYVGGAEHAVLHLLYARFWHKVLFDLGHISTPEPFGRLFNQGYIQAYYYEKANGTRVEATEVTTDDGRPAYEVQGQPGINFLYQGEPVTERYGKMGKSLKNAVAPDDICNQYGADTLRLYEMFMGPLDQSKPWNTKDITGVHRFLNRIWRNVFDPETGDSLIINDPPSNDLERATHITIARVTDAMNDMAFNVAIAALIELNNKLVPEPTLSKSIADRLVRMLAPLAPHAAEELWHALGHPHSVADANWPTFDPAMLVEDTIEMPVQVNGKLRGKITLPADADQPAVEAAAKADPNVNTHLEGKTIRKVIVIPNKLINIVAN from the coding sequence ATGACCAACCCCACCCCCCACACCACCTACGACTTCACCGCCATCGAAGCCCGCTGGCAGCACTATTGGGCCGAGCATCACACCTTCCACACGCCCAGCCCAGGCGACGATGGCTTCGATCCCCGCAAACCCAAGTTCTATGTCCTCGACATGTTCCCCTATCCCTCGGGGGTCGGCCTCCACGTCGGACACCCCCTCGGCTACATCGCCACCGACATCGTCGGCCGCTACAAACGCATGCAGGGCTTCAACGTCCTTCACCCCATGGGCTTCGACGCCTTCGGTCTCCCCGCTGAACAGTACGCTGTCGAAACAGGAGTCCACCCCCGCGAGACCACCGACCGCAACATCCAGAACATGATCCGCCAGCTCAAGCGACTCGGTCTCGGCTACGACTGGTCCCGCCAACTCGCCACCACCGACACCGACTACTACCGCTGGACCCAGTGGGTCTTCCTCCAGCTCTTCGAGAGCTACTTCGACCCCATCGACAACGCTGCCCGACCCATCGCCCAACTCATCAAAAAACTCGAGGACGAAGACTACTACGTCGGCATCGACGGCGAGCTCATCCTCTCCGCCGATGCCGAGAACATGGAGTCCCTCGCCGGCATCGGCAACCCCAACATCCACAAGTGGCAGGAGCTCGAAGCCGACCAGCGCCTCCGCCTGATCGATGAGTACCGCCTCGCTTTCCTCGCCGAAGTCGATGTCAACTGGTGTCCCGCCCTCGGCACCGTGCTCGCCAACGAGGAAGTCACCAACGATGGCCGCTCCGAACGCGGCAATCACCCCGTCTACAAACGACCCCTCAAGCAGTGGATGCTCCGCATCACCGCCTACGCCGACCGCCTGATCGATGAGCTCGATATCGTCGACTGGCCCGAGCCCATCAAGCTCCACCAGCGAAACTGGATCGGCCGCTCGACCGGCGCCGAGGTCGACTTCGCCATCGAAAACTCGGACGAATCCATCCGTGTCTTCACGACCCGTCCAGACACCCTCTTCGGCGCGACCTACATGGTCCTCGCCCCCGAACACCCCCTCGTCGAGGTCGTCACCACTACAGAACACCGCAAAGCCGTCGATGATTACCAGGCCGAAGCCGCCCGCAAGACCGAAATCGACCGCGCTGCCGAAGGCAAAGAGAAAACCGGCGTCTTCACAGGCGGATACGCCGTCAACCCTGTCACCGGTCGCCCCATCCCCGTCTGGATCGCCGACTATGTCATGATGGGCTACGGAACCGGCGCCATCATGGCTGTCCCCGCCCACGACACCCGCGACCACGCCTTCGCCAGGAAGTTCGATATCGACATCATCCAGGTTGTCACCGGCGGATCGGTGCCTATCGAAGAACAAGCCTTCACCGGAACCGGCAAACTCACCAACTCAGAAAACGACGAGGTCTCCCTCAGCGGCCTCGACGTGCCCGAAGCCAAAGCCCGAATCATCGAATGGCTCCAGTCCAAACGTCTTGGCCAGCCCAAGGTCCAGTACAAACTCCGCGACTGGCTCTTCTCCCGCCAACGCTACTGGGGCGAACCCTTCCCCATCCTCCACGAACTCGATGACAACGGTCAGCCCACAGGCGTTATCCGCGCTGTCCCCGCCGACCAACTCCCCGTCGAACACCCCCACCTCGAAGACTTCCGACCCGATGCCGTCGATGACCCCAACGCACCCCCACGCCCACCTCTCGGCCGCGCCCCGGATGACTGGAAATACGCCACCCTCGACGGCAAACGCTACCAGCGGGAGTTCAACACCATGCCCCAGTGGGCTGGCTCCTGCTGGTATTACCTCCGCTTCCTTGACCCCGCCAACCTCAACCACTTCGTTAGCGACGAGGCCGAGAAGTACTGGATGACCCGCTCCGACCAGATTAAACCCACTTACCTCGGTGGGGTCGATCTCTACGTCGGCGGGGCCGAGCACGCCGTACTCCATCTCCTCTACGCCCGCTTCTGGCACAAAGTCCTCTTCGACCTCGGCCACATCTCCACCCCCGAACCCTTCGGCCGCCTCTTCAACCAGGGCTACATCCAGGCCTACTACTACGAAAAAGCTAACGGCACCCGAGTCGAGGCGACCGAAGTCACCACTGACGACGGCCGACCCGCCTACGAGGTCCAGGGGCAGCCCGGCATCAACTTCCTCTACCAGGGTGAACCCGTCACCGAACGCTACGGCAAGATGGGCAAGTCCCTCAAAAACGCCGTCGCTCCCGATGACATCTGCAACCAGTACGGCGCCGACACCCTCCGCCTCTACGAAATGTTCATGGGCCCACTCGACCAATCCAAGCCCTGGAACACCAAGGACATCACCGGCGTCCACCGCTTCCTCAACCGCATCTGGCGCAACGTCTTCGACCCCGAGACCGGCGACTCCCTCATCATCAACGATCCACCCTCCAATGACCTCGAACGCGCGACCCACATAACCATCGCCCGCGTCACCGACGCCATGAACGACATGGCCTTCAACGTCGCCATCGCTGCCCTCATCGAACTCAACAACAAACTCGTCCCCGAACCAACCCTGTCTAAATCCATCGCCGACCGCCTCGTCCGTATGCTCGCCCCACTCGCCCCTCACGCCGCTGAAGAACTCTGGCACGCCCTCGGCCACCCCCACTCAGTCGCCGATGCCAACTGGCCCACCTTTGACCCCGCCATGCTGGTCGAAGACACCATCGAGATGCCCGTACAGGTCAACGGCAAACTCCGCGGCAAGATCACCCTCCCCGCCGACGCCGACCAGCCCGCCGTCGAAGCCGCCGCCAAAGCCGACCCCAACGTCAACACCCACCTCGAAGGCAAGACCATCCGCAAGGTCATCGTCATCCCCAACAAGCTGATCAACATCGTGGCCAACTAG
- a CDS encoding glycosyltransferase family 4 protein, whose product MTTSASNHPRVLIVAENASARFGGEAILPLHYFRFLRARNIEAHLLVHERTRDELLDVIEPADHSRLHFVPDLVAQRWLWAIGSKLPHRLGNMFTGMPMHLLTQYLQRRAARDLIRQHGLNIVHEPIPVSPKTPSLMHSLGVPTIIGPMNGGMIYPTGFRNLESSIERLLIGSGRATSGLANWLIPGKRRAAALLVANQRTAKALPPGIRTPVIELVENGVDLKLWQPPPVSPPTDNTTRFLYMGRMVDWKAIDLLLHALAQLRAQAEHPDVHLDLLGDGDQRTHLEQLTDQLQIRPLVTFHGFLPQADCARKLADCDALVLPSLYECGGAVVLEAMAMSKPVIATDWGGPADYLDDSCGILIPPTSRESFIHDLASAMNRLATDPILRTTLGRAGRAKVETHYDWQVKIDRILDIYQQAINAGKPTKL is encoded by the coding sequence ATGACCACCTCTGCCTCCAACCACCCTCGAGTCCTCATTGTCGCCGAGAACGCCTCCGCCCGCTTCGGCGGGGAAGCCATCCTCCCCCTGCACTATTTCCGATTTCTCCGCGCCAGAAACATCGAAGCACATTTGCTGGTTCACGAACGCACACGAGATGAACTCCTGGACGTTATCGAGCCCGCCGACCACTCCAGACTGCACTTCGTCCCCGACCTCGTGGCGCAACGCTGGCTCTGGGCCATTGGCTCTAAGCTCCCACACCGCCTGGGCAACATGTTCACCGGTATGCCGATGCACCTGCTGACGCAGTACCTCCAAAGGCGTGCTGCGAGAGACTTGATCCGGCAGCATGGCCTCAACATCGTTCACGAACCCATCCCCGTCTCGCCCAAAACCCCGTCGCTCATGCACAGCCTAGGCGTGCCCACCATCATCGGGCCCATGAACGGTGGGATGATCTACCCGACCGGCTTCCGAAATCTCGAGTCGAGTATCGAGCGGCTCCTGATCGGCTCCGGACGGGCCACCTCAGGCCTAGCCAACTGGCTCATCCCCGGCAAACGCCGTGCCGCCGCTCTCCTCGTCGCGAATCAGCGTACCGCCAAAGCCCTACCACCTGGGATCCGGACGCCGGTGATCGAACTCGTTGAGAACGGCGTTGATCTCAAACTCTGGCAGCCACCCCCGGTCTCACCACCAACTGACAACACCACACGCTTCCTCTACATGGGACGGATGGTCGACTGGAAAGCCATCGATCTCCTCCTTCACGCCCTCGCACAACTTCGAGCACAAGCCGAACACCCCGACGTCCACCTCGATCTTCTCGGCGATGGTGATCAACGAACTCATCTCGAACAACTCACCGATCAGCTCCAGATACGCCCATTGGTCACTTTCCATGGCTTCCTCCCTCAGGCTGATTGTGCCAGGAAACTCGCTGACTGCGACGCCCTTGTCCTCCCGAGTCTTTACGAGTGTGGCGGGGCCGTCGTCCTCGAAGCCATGGCTATGTCCAAACCCGTCATCGCCACTGACTGGGGCGGGCCCGCCGACTACCTCGATGACTCCTGTGGCATCCTGATCCCGCCAACCAGCCGTGAGTCCTTCATCCACGATCTGGCTAGCGCGATGAATCGGCTCGCTACCGACCCCATCCTCCGCACCACCCTTGGCCGAGCCGGACGCGCCAAAGTAGAAACCCACTACGACTGGCAGGTCAAGATCGACCGCATCCTCGACATCTACCAGCAGGCTATCAACGCCGGGAAGCCTACAAAACTATGA
- a CDS encoding carbohydrate kinase family protein yields MSDRKAIAEATAAGLRDYAARGAGARAVVGFDGFIDSIIRVVDRRYDATRFDAMPTMDVLGSRIVAAAGKSANFEFVTTLQKLGGNGPIMANAMAAGEIEVTYLGAVGYPNPDPIFGELVERAKVIPLAEAGKTDALEFDDGKLMLGKYAHLLTFGAEQVRETIGVGRFAEVVSRADLVAMINWTMMPGTQTIWELMADEVLPELGAREKRLVLFFDLCDPAKRTLEDLQGALEIMKRVQEHADVILGMNLAESGFVSEALGLPEVSDAEGSIEATAAAIRESMGIHATVVHPRSGAAACRVQGEGIETARFSGPFVKQPKLSTGAGDNFNAGFCLGLLAGLSLEQSLCAGTGTSGFYVRNAKSPTLAELAGFCDELPAPEGG; encoded by the coding sequence ATGTCGGATCGGAAGGCGATTGCTGAAGCTACGGCGGCGGGTCTGCGGGATTACGCGGCGCGTGGGGCCGGGGCGCGGGCGGTGGTGGGTTTTGACGGGTTTATTGATTCGATCATCCGGGTGGTGGATCGGCGGTACGACGCGACTCGGTTTGACGCGATGCCGACGATGGACGTGCTGGGGAGCCGGATCGTGGCGGCGGCGGGGAAGAGTGCGAACTTTGAGTTTGTGACGACGCTCCAGAAGCTCGGCGGCAACGGGCCGATCATGGCCAACGCGATGGCGGCGGGTGAGATCGAGGTGACGTATCTGGGGGCGGTGGGTTATCCGAATCCGGACCCGATCTTTGGTGAACTGGTCGAGCGGGCGAAGGTGATCCCGCTCGCGGAGGCGGGGAAGACCGATGCGCTGGAGTTTGATGATGGCAAGCTGATGCTGGGCAAGTACGCGCACCTGCTGACGTTTGGTGCCGAGCAGGTCCGCGAGACGATCGGGGTCGGTCGTTTCGCGGAGGTGGTGTCGAGGGCGGACCTGGTGGCGATGATCAACTGGACGATGATGCCGGGGACGCAGACGATCTGGGAGCTGATGGCGGATGAAGTGCTGCCCGAGTTGGGGGCTCGTGAGAAGCGGTTGGTGCTGTTTTTTGATCTGTGCGACCCGGCGAAGCGGACGCTGGAGGACCTGCAAGGAGCCCTCGAGATCATGAAGCGGGTGCAGGAGCACGCGGATGTGATCCTAGGGATGAACCTGGCGGAGTCGGGTTTTGTGTCCGAGGCCTTGGGACTGCCCGAGGTGTCGGATGCTGAGGGATCGATCGAGGCGACAGCGGCGGCGATCCGAGAATCGATGGGGATTCACGCGACGGTGGTGCATCCACGGAGTGGGGCTGCTGCGTGTCGAGTGCAGGGGGAAGGTATCGAGACGGCGCGATTTTCGGGCCCGTTTGTGAAGCAGCCAAAGCTGTCGACAGGAGCCGGGGATAACTTCAACGCGGGGTTCTGTCTGGGGCTACTCGCGGGCTTGAGTCTGGAGCAGAGCCTGTGTGCGGGGACGGGGACCAGTGGATTTTATGTGCGGAATGCCAAGAGCCCGACGCTTGCGGAGTTAGCGGGGTTCTGCGACGAACTGCCGGCTCCTGAGGGCGGGTGA
- a CDS encoding flagellin has translation MTRINSNVSSMIARNQLARTNDDLAVRLQRLSTGLKINRGADNPAGLIVSERLRNEIQAVGQAVDNIERASNVIATTESALQEINDLLISMKSLVVEAANTGAFSKEEIRANQLQIDSAVQSITRISNTASFAGLKMLNGSLDYIVENATASQISDISIFGANFGTNTSIPVTVEVLASAQNAQLFIGGNSNPGVPGTFLSSVTFTVAGTRGTESFQFISGTTMAQAINQINSRSDATGVSASLVSGADPSSGIVLSSTEFGSDAFVSVERQRDGDFFNTLDAPGGTAIVRDTGQDVLAIVNGNLALGRGSLVSLNTSSLQLELQLTDATATSGLGTEYTFDITGGGAIYQIGPGVNSAQQVGFGIQSVAASNLGNSTAGFLSDIISDGDFSLVKGQQRQASDILDAAIDQVSILRGRLGAFERNTLDTTARSAQVALENLTASESRIRDTDFAEETAALTRAQILQQAGTQTLSLANNTAQSVLSLLQ, from the coding sequence ATGACACGCATTAACAGCAACGTCTCCTCGATGATCGCGAGGAACCAGCTCGCCAGGACCAACGACGATCTCGCCGTTCGGCTCCAACGCCTGAGCACAGGTCTCAAGATCAATCGTGGCGCCGACAACCCCGCTGGCCTCATCGTCTCCGAGCGCTTGCGCAACGAGATCCAGGCTGTCGGGCAGGCCGTCGATAACATCGAACGCGCCTCCAACGTCATCGCCACCACCGAATCCGCCCTCCAGGAAATCAACGACCTGCTCATCTCCATGAAGAGCCTCGTTGTTGAAGCCGCCAACACCGGCGCCTTCTCCAAAGAGGAAATCCGTGCCAACCAGCTCCAGATCGATTCGGCCGTCCAGTCGATCACCCGTATCTCGAACACCGCTTCCTTCGCAGGGCTCAAGATGCTCAACGGCTCACTCGACTACATCGTCGAGAACGCCACCGCCTCGCAGATCTCCGACATCTCCATCTTCGGTGCCAACTTCGGTACCAACACCTCCATCCCCGTCACCGTCGAGGTCCTCGCATCAGCCCAGAACGCGCAACTCTTCATCGGCGGGAACTCCAACCCTGGTGTACCCGGAACCTTCCTCTCCTCCGTCACCTTCACGGTCGCCGGAACACGGGGAACCGAATCGTTCCAGTTCATCTCCGGTACCACGATGGCCCAGGCCATCAACCAGATCAACTCTCGTTCTGACGCCACTGGCGTCTCCGCCTCACTCGTCTCTGGAGCCGATCCCTCCTCAGGTATCGTGCTCAGTTCCACCGAGTTTGGCTCCGATGCCTTCGTCTCGGTCGAAAGACAACGCGATGGCGACTTCTTTAACACCCTCGACGCACCAGGTGGAACCGCTATCGTTCGTGACACCGGCCAGGATGTCCTCGCCATCGTCAACGGCAACCTCGCGCTCGGTCGAGGCTCACTCGTCTCGCTCAACACATCCTCGCTGCAACTCGAACTCCAACTCACCGACGCCACAGCGACCAGCGGGCTCGGAACCGAGTACACGTTCGACATCACTGGCGGCGGAGCCATCTACCAGATCGGACCGGGCGTGAACTCCGCCCAGCAGGTCGGCTTTGGCATCCAGTCGGTCGCAGCCTCCAACCTCGGCAACTCCACCGCTGGCTTTCTCTCCGACATCATCTCCGATGGCGACTTCTCCCTGGTCAAAGGCCAGCAACGCCAGGCGTCCGACATCCTCGACGCCGCCATCGACCAGGTCTCCATCCTCCGCGGACGACTCGGTGCTTTCGAACGTAACACCCTCGACACCACCGCACGGTCGGCTCAGGTCGCGCTCGAAAACCTGACCGCCTCCGAGTCACGCATCCGTGACACCGATTTCGCCGAGGAAACCGCCGCACTCACCCGCGCTCAGATCCTCCAGCAGGCCGGTACTCAGACCCTCTCGCTGGCTAACAACACCGCCCAGTCAGTCCTCTCCCTCCTGCAGTAA
- the csrA gene encoding carbon storage regulator CsrA, with the protein MLVLSRQRDETIMIGDEIEITVVDIRGDKVRLGINAPRSVQVHRKEVYEAIKRENTDSANVQITDLTRLEGQLKRRAAGAGG; encoded by the coding sequence ATGCTCGTGCTATCCCGTCAGCGGGACGAAACCATCATGATCGGCGACGAGATCGAGATCACGGTCGTCGACATCCGAGGAGACAAAGTTCGTCTCGGGATCAACGCCCCACGTTCGGTGCAGGTGCACCGAAAGGAAGTCTACGAAGCCATCAAGAGGGAAAACACCGACAGCGCCAACGTCCAGATCACCGATCTGACGCGCCTGGAAGGTCAACTCAAGCGCCGCGCGGCCGGCGCCGGCGGATAA
- a CDS encoding flagellar assembly protein FliW: MIIQTSRFGEIEVDDTRVIHFPKGLLGFPNYDRYVLIEAGEESTFWWLQSVDLPELAFIVTDPALFVPTYQVPLRRDQLGDLGISKPEEAQVFVIVNKHETMLTGNLQGPLIIHVEKRLGEQMVLSDRRFTTRVPLVELRTPAEAMSA; encoded by the coding sequence ATGATCATCCAGACGTCGCGATTCGGCGAGATCGAAGTGGACGACACCCGTGTCATCCACTTCCCCAAGGGACTCCTCGGATTCCCCAACTACGACCGCTACGTCCTCATCGAGGCCGGCGAAGAATCCACCTTCTGGTGGCTCCAGTCCGTCGATCTCCCCGAACTCGCCTTTATCGTCACCGACCCCGCTCTCTTCGTACCCACCTACCAGGTGCCTCTGCGCCGCGATCAACTCGGCGACCTGGGCATCAGCAAACCCGAAGAAGCCCAGGTCTTCGTCATCGTCAATAAGCACGAGACCATGCTCACCGGAAACCTCCAGGGACCTCTGATCATCCACGTCGAAAAACGACTCGGCGAACAGATGGTCCTCTCTGATCGACGCTTTACCACCCGCGTTCCTCTGGTCGAACTACGAACACCAGCCGAGGCCATGAGCGCCTAG
- a CDS encoding flagellin, with protein sequence MSGVGSVTGRVTSILSRDQLVEQLRRTQLSMLDQQRQISTGLKYAAPSDAPGESSSILFLRKRLLERDQQLTNLAQSDTLLNAGDQALKDFKDITLEARTLAQEAANEYGGTSAEARSAQALVVAEQLDALLGIANRDVLGVPLFGGRSYGQTDQVFEEFLGGIRYRGSATNLQLDTGQIDRSDIASNGVDAFGALTTRVTGTADLDPDINGQSRLSDLNGAIGQGVRLGELQVSVGATSAVVDLTGAETVDDIVTRLTAAFDAITPGSASVTLTNDGFALQATGVDPVTITDLQGGNVGVDLGINLTNAGGPPTVGADLGARLTKATRIADLGIALDTTSGMIISQGPRTEVVDLNGVDTIEDLQNRINALDLGLRLEINNDATGLNFFSEVSGPEFSIGENGGTTAADLGLRTFTLNTRLEDLRNGLGVGINEGVKDQTNEIKHELEFQLHDGTAFRVNLDGLSTIGEVVTAIETEATTAGLTLGADFAIGLKATGNGLEITDNTAGANDFIVSSLGPELTAEHLGIAGNAGAANTLTGTDTNTIRAQNVFTHLMDLRDALAGNDTSGIALAMDKLNGDLDRLDASRATVASAASRVAQQTQRIEDMKLTEQILLSDLQDADLTEVITRFTQLQQQLQASMAAGAQIQQLTLLNFLR encoded by the coding sequence ATGTCAGGCGTAGGCTCCGTCACCGGTCGTGTCACCAGCATCCTCAGCCGTGACCAACTGGTCGAACAACTCCGGCGAACCCAGCTCTCGATGCTCGATCAGCAGCGACAGATCTCCACCGGGCTCAAGTACGCAGCCCCGTCCGATGCGCCTGGCGAGTCTTCCTCCATTCTCTTCCTTAGAAAGCGACTCCTCGAGCGCGACCAGCAACTCACCAACCTCGCTCAGAGTGACACGCTCCTCAACGCTGGCGATCAGGCCCTTAAGGACTTCAAAGACATCACACTTGAAGCCCGAACCCTCGCGCAGGAAGCGGCTAACGAATATGGTGGGACCTCCGCCGAGGCTCGCTCGGCCCAGGCGCTCGTCGTCGCTGAACAACTCGATGCACTGCTCGGAATCGCCAACCGTGACGTCCTCGGCGTCCCGCTCTTCGGTGGACGCAGCTACGGGCAGACCGACCAAGTCTTCGAGGAGTTTCTTGGCGGAATCCGCTACCGAGGCTCCGCGACCAACCTCCAGCTCGATACAGGTCAGATCGACCGCAGCGATATCGCCTCCAACGGTGTCGATGCCTTCGGAGCCCTGACCACGCGCGTCACCGGAACCGCCGACCTCGACCCCGACATCAATGGCCAGAGCCGCCTGAGTGATCTCAACGGAGCCATCGGGCAGGGCGTTCGCCTTGGCGAACTCCAGGTCTCGGTCGGAGCGACCTCCGCCGTCGTCGATCTCACTGGAGCCGAAACCGTTGATGACATCGTCACGCGACTCACCGCCGCCTTCGACGCCATCACACCCGGCTCCGCATCGGTCACCCTGACCAACGATGGCTTTGCCCTCCAGGCCACGGGCGTTGATCCGGTCACCATCACGGACCTCCAGGGCGGAAACGTCGGCGTCGACCTTGGGATCAACCTCACCAACGCAGGCGGACCACCCACTGTGGGTGCGGATCTCGGTGCTCGCCTGACCAAGGCCACGCGCATCGCAGACCTCGGTATCGCCCTCGACACCACCTCCGGGATGATCATCAGCCAGGGGCCTCGCACTGAGGTCGTCGATCTAAATGGTGTCGATACCATCGAAGACCTGCAGAACCGCATCAACGCCCTTGATCTCGGCCTACGCCTTGAGATCAATAACGATGCCACGGGGCTCAACTTCTTCTCCGAAGTCTCCGGCCCCGAGTTCTCGATCGGAGAGAACGGCGGGACCACCGCCGCCGATCTCGGGCTCCGAACCTTCACCCTCAACACCCGACTCGAAGACCTTCGCAACGGCCTAGGCGTCGGCATCAACGAGGGCGTCAAGGATCAGACCAACGAGATCAAGCACGAGCTCGAGTTTCAGCTCCACGATGGCACCGCCTTTCGCGTCAACCTCGACGGCCTGAGCACCATCGGCGAGGTCGTCACCGCCATCGAGACCGAAGCCACCACCGCAGGCCTCACCCTTGGAGCCGACTTCGCCATCGGACTCAAAGCGACCGGCAACGGCCTCGAGATCACCGACAACACCGCCGGAGCCAACGACTTCATCGTCTCCAGCCTCGGCCCCGAGCTGACCGCAGAACACTTGGGCATCGCTGGAAACGCGGGGGCAGCCAACACACTCACCGGCACCGACACCAACACCATCCGGGCCCAGAATGTTTTCACCCATTTGATGGATTTAAGAGACGCACTGGCCGGGAATGACACCTCTGGCATCGCCCTTGCTATGGATAAGTTGAACGGCGATCTCGACCGGCTCGATGCTTCCAGAGCCACCGTCGCCTCAGCCGCCAGCAGGGTCGCTCAACAGACCCAAAGGATCGAGGACATGAAACTCACCGAGCAAATCCTCCTCTCCGATCTTCAGGACGCTGACCTCACCGAGGTCATCACACGCTTTACCCAACTCCAACAGCAACTCCAGGCCTCCATGGCCGCAGGAGCGCAGATCCAGCAACTCACCCTACTGAACTTCTTGCGCTAG